The Chryseobacterium sp. G0186 genome includes the window TTCTTTTTCTACAATGGCTGTGATTTGCATACCCATTCCCATCCTTTGGAGGGGTGGTGAAAATTCTAAGAATTTTTGACAGGGCGGTTTCAGGATAACAAAAAAACCACTCCGGAAAAGAGTGGTTTCTATATAATCTAGTTAAAGTTTGAATTAAAAAACAGTTGCTGCAAGTTGAATTCTGGCGTACTTATTAGATGGATTCCACATCGCCATCATAGAGAGAGGAAGACTGTAATGATCTGTAATCTTAAGCGTCTTTCCTGCTTTCACTCCTACATTCACTATATCAAAATTGTTTTTTCCGTTTCCATATAAAAAGGTGTTGCCATTGAGCGAAAATCCAGCCCCCACAAAGGCATCCAGGTTTACTTTCTGTCCACTGATGACAGGATAGCTTGCCTGGATATAGGTAGAATACCTGTTCTTTTTATAGCTTCCATCCGGTTCAAGAATCACTTCTCCTGCATTGGCGCCCCCATAAAGCATAATATCTGCTTCAATATTAATAGGGAAGGAAGGTCCAAATGTATAATTGGTTCTTAAATCTATGATATGGGCAGTTCTTCTTTGTGAATAGCTAAAGATATCATCGGCAGCTACTGCTGTATTAATATTTCTGGAGTTATAAAGATCCCATAATCCTATATAAAAACGTCCGTCAGAATACTGGATGTAGTAATTAATCTCCTTGTAGTGCGTATTATCCTTGTCGTCTGCCAGCGCAGAAGCACCCCAAATTCCTACTTTCCATTTCTTTTCAGCGTCCAGCGCATAGGAAAGATTTCCCATTACAACAGGTTTATCCGTAATGATCAAACCCCTCCATAAATGGTTGTTCTGAATATTGGCCGTAAAGTCAAGTCTGCTTTCTTTCGTCTCTTTTGCTTCGTTGCTTTCCTGTGAAAACAATTTTCCTGTGCCTAAGGCAAGTAGAAGAATTCCTTTTACTATTTTCATCATTCGTACTTTTTATTTTAGCATGATGAATAATAATGCTGCAATGACAGCCCCTGTGATAGGTCCTAATACAGGAATCCATGCATAACTCCAGTCACTGCTGCCCTTTACCGGAAGGATGGCGTGCATAATTCTGGGAGCAAGATCTCTCGCAGGATTAATAGCATATCCTGTAGTTCCTCCTAAGGAAAGTCCTATTACCCAAACAAGAAATGTAACGGGGATAGCTCCTACAGAACCTAATCCAACTTTCGCATTAGGGTCTACCTGCAAAGCAATACTTGGATCCGAAAAATGAAAAATAACAAAGACCAGTACAAAGGTTCCGATAATTTCACTAATCAGGTTGGAAGAAACTTTTCTGATAGCAGGACTTGTGCTGAAACAAGCCAACTTTGCTCCTTCATCCTCCGTAATGGCAAAATGATCTTTATGGAATAACCACACAAGAAAAGCTCCAAGCATTCCCCCAATCATTTGGGCAGCAATGTAGGTGGGCACTAAGTCCCATGAAAACTTTCCTGCAGCTGCCAAACCAATGGTTACAGCCGGGTTAAGGTGGGCACCACTTACGGGACCGGCAACAGTTACCCCAACAAAAACGGCTAATGCCCATGCTGTGGTGATAACAATCCATCCGGAGTTATTCCCTTTGGTATCTTTCAGGACGACATTGGCTACAACACCGTTGCCTAACAATATAAGAAGCATCGTTCCGATCACTTCTGCGATAAATGGAGTCATATGTGTATTTTTAAAGTCAGAGAATTAATCTTCTATCCAGCTTTGAGCACGTGATACTGCTTTGGTCCAAAAGTGAACCATGGTATCTACTTTTTCCTTTTCCAGTTTAGGATGGAAATCCTTGTCTACAATCCATTGAGCCTGTATTTCATCAATGTTTTTCCAGTATCCAACAGCAAGGCCTGCCAGATAAGCTGCTCCAAGTGCCGTTGTTTCCAGGGTTTTGGGTCTGGTGATTTTAAACCCGAAAAGATCAGACTGAATCTGCATTAATAAATCACTTGCCGAAGCTCCCCCGTCTACTCTTAGCTCAAGGCTCGCTCTTCCGGAATCAGCTTCCATAGATTTTACAATATCATAAACCTGAAATGCAATTCCCTCTAAGGTTGCTCTTGCGATATGTCCGTCAGTTGTACCGCGGGTAATCCCCACAATAGTTCCACGTGCGTATTGATCCCAATGAGGAGCACCCAAACCTGTAAGGGCAGGAACAAAATAAACTCCGCCATTATCTTCAACAGATGCTGCCAGATCATTAACCTGGTCAGAAGACTGAATAAGCTTAAGGCCGTCTCTTAACCATTGAATGGCGGCACCTCCTACAAATACACTTCCTTCCAATGCATAGTTAACTTCTCCGTTGATCTTCCATGCCACTGTGGTCAGAAGATTGTTTTTTGATGAAACAGCTTCTTTTCCGGTATTCATTAAGAGGAAACAACCTGTTCCGTAAGTGTTTTTTACCATTCCCGGGGAAGTACACATCTGTCCAAATAATGCAGCCTGCTGATCACCCGCGATCCCTGCAATAGGAATTTTAGTGGAAAATAGAGTCGTTGCTGTTTCTCCATATACTTCACTACTTTGTTTGACCTCAGGAAGAATAGCCCTTGGTATATTGAAAAGTTGCAATAGATCATTGTCCCATTCCAAAGTATGGATATTTAAAAGCATTGTTCTGCTGGCATTGGAAACATCGGTGATGAACATTTTTCCACGGGTAAGCTTCCATACAAGCCAGGTATCAACAGTTCCGAAACATAATTCTCCTGCTTCTGCTTTTTCTCTTGCTCCTTCTACATTGTCAAGGATCCATTTCAGTTTGGTAGCAGAGAAGTAAGCGTCTAAAACAAGTCCTGTTTTTTCCCGGATGGTTTCTGCATGTCCCTGCTCTTTCAGTTCATCACAGTATTTGGAAGTTCTGCGGTCCTGCCATACAATAGCATTATAAATAGGCTCGCCGGATTCTTTGTCCCAAACTATAGTTGTTTCACGTTGGTTCGTAATCCCAATAGCTGCTACTTCCAATCCTGAAATACCTGCCTTGGCAATAATCTCAGCCGCTACAGAAATCTGTGAAGACCAGATTTCGTTTGGGTCATGCTCTACCCAGCCCGGAGTTGGAAATATTTGTCTGAAGTCTTTTTGAGATACATATTTTATTTCTCCGCTGTGATTGAATAGAATCGCTCTGGAGGAAGTAGTTCCCTGATCTAAAGCGAGTATTAATTTTTCATTCATATCGTGATTAATTAAGGTTGATAACTTTAGGTGAATAAGGTGTT containing:
- a CDS encoding MIP/aquaporin family protein; translated protein: MTPFIAEVIGTMLLILLGNGVVANVVLKDTKGNNSGWIVITTAWALAVFVGVTVAGPVSGAHLNPAVTIGLAAAGKFSWDLVPTYIAAQMIGGMLGAFLVWLFHKDHFAITEDEGAKLACFSTSPAIRKVSSNLISEIIGTFVLVFVIFHFSDPSIALQVDPNAKVGLGSVGAIPVTFLVWVIGLSLGGTTGYAINPARDLAPRIMHAILPVKGSSDWSYAWIPVLGPITGAVIAALLFIMLK
- the glpK gene encoding glycerol kinase GlpK yields the protein MNEKLILALDQGTTSSRAILFNHSGEIKYVSQKDFRQIFPTPGWVEHDPNEIWSSQISVAAEIIAKAGISGLEVAAIGITNQRETTIVWDKESGEPIYNAIVWQDRRTSKYCDELKEQGHAETIREKTGLVLDAYFSATKLKWILDNVEGAREKAEAGELCFGTVDTWLVWKLTRGKMFITDVSNASRTMLLNIHTLEWDNDLLQLFNIPRAILPEVKQSSEVYGETATTLFSTKIPIAGIAGDQQAALFGQMCTSPGMVKNTYGTGCFLLMNTGKEAVSSKNNLLTTVAWKINGEVNYALEGSVFVGGAAIQWLRDGLKLIQSSDQVNDLAASVEDNGGVYFVPALTGLGAPHWDQYARGTIVGITRGTTDGHIARATLEGIAFQVYDIVKSMEADSGRASLELRVDGGASASDLLMQIQSDLFGFKITRPKTLETTALGAAYLAGLAVGYWKNIDEIQAQWIVDKDFHPKLEKEKVDTMVHFWTKAVSRAQSWIED